From uncultured Bacteroides sp., a single genomic window includes:
- a CDS encoding MarC family protein — MFTGFDFQDMVSAFIVLFAVIDIIGSIPIIIDLREKGRDVNAVIATIYSAILLVGFFYAGHLLLSLFRVDIESFAVAGALIIFFMALEMILDVEIFKNTGPIKEATLVPLVFPLLAGAGAFTTLLSLRAEYASINIMIALALNMVWVYIVLRMTKKIEKLLGKGGIYVVRKFFGIILLAISVKLFTANITNLITFLQK, encoded by the coding sequence ATGTTCACTGGATTTGATTTTCAGGACATGGTTAGTGCATTTATTGTGCTTTTTGCAGTTATAGATATAATTGGATCTATTCCAATCATCATAGATTTAAGGGAAAAAGGACGCGATGTAAATGCAGTTATAGCAACTATTTACTCAGCTATTCTATTAGTAGGTTTCTTTTATGCCGGACATCTTTTGCTAAGCCTCTTTCGGGTAGATATTGAATCGTTCGCTGTAGCTGGTGCACTCATAATCTTCTTTATGGCGCTGGAAATGATCCTTGATGTAGAAATATTTAAGAACACTGGCCCCATTAAGGAAGCTACACTTGTACCTCTTGTATTTCCTCTATTAGCCGGTGCCGGAGCATTTACAACCTTACTGTCTCTTCGTGCAGAATATGCCAGCATTAACATTATGATTGCTTTGGCCCTTAATATGGTTTGGGTATATATCGTTTTAAGAATGACTAAAAAAATAGAGAAATTACTGGGAAAAGGCGGAATTTATGTTGTCAGGAAATTCTTTGGAATCATTTTGCTGGCAATTTCAGTAAAACTATTCACAGCAAATATCACTAACCTGATAACATTTCTTCAAAAATGA
- a CDS encoding Crp/Fnr family transcriptional regulator produces METMYETLLKMPLFQGLSEEEVTRIIGKVKLHFQKYRAGSVIFKRGDICDKLTFLLKGELMMESSDKDNNFVLKEFEEAPSLIELHSLFGINTNYFSNFIAETDVDLISIDKSFILTELDKYDIFRLNFRNVISNRAQQLHEKLWQNNYSCLETKMIDFLLDRCEISFGKKQLKIKMEDFALIIGETRLSVSKCLNNLEKEGLVFLRRTEIEIPDLNLLKEWKNRFLESLSCNKEIVNQ; encoded by the coding sequence ATGGAAACGATGTACGAGACTTTACTAAAGATGCCTCTTTTCCAAGGATTAAGTGAGGAGGAAGTCACAAGAATCATTGGTAAGGTAAAATTGCACTTTCAGAAATATAGGGCTGGAAGCGTCATTTTTAAGAGGGGAGATATCTGTGATAAACTCACTTTCTTATTAAAAGGTGAACTAATGATGGAGTCTAGTGATAAAGATAATAATTTTGTCTTAAAGGAATTTGAAGAGGCTCCGTCTCTTATTGAACTTCATTCTCTTTTCGGAATCAATACTAATTATTTTTCTAATTTTATTGCCGAAACGGATGTTGATCTGATATCTATCGATAAATCGTTTATATTAACAGAACTTGATAAATATGATATTTTCCGTTTGAATTTCCGGAATGTAATTTCTAATCGTGCGCAGCAGTTGCATGAGAAGCTATGGCAAAATAACTATTCGTGTCTGGAAACAAAAATGATTGATTTTTTATTAGATCGTTGCGAAATTTCTTTTGGTAAGAAACAGTTGAAGATAAAAATGGAGGATTTCGCTTTGATTATTGGCGAGACACGGCTTTCTGTATCTAAATGCCTGAACAATTTAGAAAAAGAAGGATTGGTCTTTCTCCGGAGAACTGAGATTGAAATCCCAGATTTAAATTTATTAAAAGAGTGGAAAAACAGGTTCCTTGAATCTTTGTCCTGTAATAAAGAAATTGTAAATCAATAA